The proteins below come from a single Deinococcus fonticola genomic window:
- a CDS encoding ferritin-like domain-containing protein: MTMRYHTLNDLYVSLLRDLYSAEQQLLIALPVMAQSAVTPKLKEGFELHLTQTQEHVKRLEKIFSGLGESPLGKVSGAMLGLVREGNEIIIGNEPGVVRDAALIMAAQRVEHLEIASYGTAATYAGLLGEEKAVKLLETTLKEEEETDQQLTVVASAINPKAV; encoded by the coding sequence ATGACCATGCGCTATCACACTCTCAATGACCTGTACGTCTCTCTTCTGCGTGACCTTTACTCCGCGGAGCAGCAACTGCTCATCGCGCTTCCCGTGATGGCGCAGTCGGCAGTGACGCCAAAGCTGAAAGAAGGCTTCGAACTCCACCTGACTCAGACGCAAGAACATGTCAAGCGCCTGGAAAAGATCTTCTCTGGGTTGGGCGAGTCTCCGCTCGGCAAGGTCAGCGGCGCGATGCTCGGGCTGGTGAGGGAAGGTAACGAAATCATCATCGGCAACGAGCCGGGCGTCGTGCGCGACGCCGCCCTGATCATGGCTGCGCAGCGGGTCGAGCACCTGGAAATCGCCAGCTACGGCACCGCCGCTACCTATGCGGGTCTGCTGGGTGAGGAGAAGGCGGTCAAACTGCTGGAAACCACCCTGAAGGAAGAGGAAGAAACCGACCAACAGCTCACGGTAGTGGCCAGCGCGATCAATCCCAAAGCGGTCTAA
- a CDS encoding putative quinol monooxygenase: MVTLGLLVRLEAKPGKEADVENFLKGGLPLVEQEPATTAWFAIRLGPSTFGIFDVFPDESGREAHLSGRVAAALQENAELFAQAPDIQKLDVVAAKLPGVLAT; the protein is encoded by the coding sequence ATGGTAACACTGGGACTGTTGGTCCGGCTGGAGGCCAAGCCTGGAAAAGAGGCGGACGTCGAGAACTTTCTGAAGGGAGGGCTGCCGCTGGTTGAGCAGGAACCGGCGACGACCGCCTGGTTCGCAATCCGCCTGGGACCTTCGACCTTCGGCATCTTCGACGTATTTCCTGACGAGTCAGGCCGGGAAGCGCACCTGTCGGGCCGCGTTGCAGCGGCACTCCAGGAGAACGCCGAACTGTTCGCACAGGCACCCGACATTCAGAAGCTTGATGTCGTGGCGGCCAAGCTCCCCGGGGTTCTGGCAACTTAA
- a CDS encoding IS3 family transposase (programmed frameshift) — MSQTYSADFKRQATGLATQPDHSVDEIARDLGIGRSTLSNWIRMARDHGELAFPGKGKARLTPEQEELKRLRKENELLRQERDILKSGGGLVRETQQVKFAFIQEQSPAFPVRALCRVLQVSESGYYSWKTRPPKRKLNDQQMLVEIHEIHQHSKGRYGAPRVHAALRIKGIHASKRRVARLMRVAGLRGKGRRKYKKTTQSNHALPVAQNLVNREFKVAEPNTVWGADLTYIPTREGWLYLSVVLDFHSRMVVGWAMGNRMTTDLPLAALNMAAQRRSPPGGLIHHSDRGSQFASHAYQRQLWSLGMLCSMSSKGDCYDNAVVEGFFATLKRELIAGRVWNTRPEAEQEIFAFLEIFYNRQRLHSTLGYLSPQQFENRQLAKEGRVA; from the exons GTGTCACAAACATACAGCGCTGACTTCAAACGCCAGGCCACTGGGCTCGCCACGCAGCCAGATCACAGCGTGGACGAGATCGCCCGCGATCTCGGAATTGGCCGTTCGACCCTGAGTAACTGGATTCGTATGGCGCGAGACCACGGTGAACTGGCCTTTCCAGGCAAAGGAAAAGCTCGCCTGACCCCTGAACAGGAAGAACTGAAACGACTTCGCAAAGAGAACGAGTTGCTACGTCAGGAACGGGATATTTTAAAGTCTG GCGGCGGTTTGGTTCGCGAAACACAGCAAGTGAAGTTCGCTTTCATCCAGGAGCAAAGCCCTGCATTTCCTGTCCGCGCCCTGTGTCGGGTGTTACAGGTATCGGAAAGTGGCTACTACTCGTGGAAAACCAGGCCGCCGAAACGAAAATTGAACGACCAGCAGATGCTGGTCGAGATCCACGAAATCCATCAGCACAGTAAAGGCCGGTATGGTGCGCCCAGAGTACATGCAGCACTGCGAATCAAAGGTATTCATGCCTCAAAGCGTCGAGTCGCACGACTGATGCGTGTGGCGGGGTTGCGCGGGAAAGGACGAAGGAAGTACAAGAAGACCACCCAATCCAATCATGCCTTACCAGTCGCACAAAATCTTGTGAACCGTGAATTCAAGGTGGCTGAGCCGAATACCGTGTGGGGCGCTGATCTGACCTACATTCCCACCAGGGAAGGCTGGTTGTACCTGTCGGTGGTGCTGGATTTTCATTCCCGTATGGTCGTTGGCTGGGCCATGGGGAATCGAATGACCACCGATCTGCCGCTGGCCGCGCTCAATATGGCAGCACAGCGCCGTTCACCTCCCGGCGGTTTGATCCATCATTCGGATCGCGGTAGTCAATTCGCAAGCCATGCCTACCAACGCCAGTTGTGGTCACTGGGAATGCTGTGCAGCATGAGTAGCAAGGGTGACTGCTACGACAACGCCGTTGTCGAAGGCTTTTTCGCGACCTTGAAACGTGAATTGATAGCCGGGCGCGTGTGGAACACGCGCCCGGAGGCTGAGCAAGAGATTTTTGCCTTCTTAGAAATCTTTTACAACCGCCAACGACTCCACTCCACACTTGGGTACCTGAGTCCACAGCAATTCGAGAACAGGCAGCTTGCCAAGGAAGGCCGTGTCGCTTAA